The following DNA comes from Frankia casuarinae.
GAGGAGGCGTACGCCAACAAGGCGATCACCATCAAGCCCGGCGCAGACCGGCCCGCCAGTTGCATCTCCGTGCCGACCGTGGTGGCGATGATGCTCGGTCAGCTCGAACTGACCACGCCCGCCGCGCCCTGGCCGAGACCAGCTACGACCGAGTGCGGGTGGTCACCGGCGACGGCGCCATCGGCGACGCGGACCACGCCCCCTACGACAAGATCATCGTTACGGAACTGTTGACCGGACTTTCCTGAGGTCGAACGGCGTGTCGTAGGGCAGGGTCGGACAGGTCGGAACAGTCTGCATCTCTCTGATCTTGGAGGGTGCTGGGTGTTTGAGGACAGCGATCATCGGGTGATCGAGGCGATCCGGCTTCCGCTGTGGGGAAGCGTGGTCGCGTCCGACGGCGTGGTGCCGTGGAGGCTGGTCGACGGCCTCGGTGAGCCGGTCGAGCCGGTCGAGGTCTTCCTACGGGACTTCGTCGCGCAGGGCCGGTCGGCGAACTCGGTGCGCAGCTATGCGCTGGCGTTGCTGCGGTGGTGGCGGTTTCTGGTCGCGGTTGGAGTGGCCTGGGACCGGGTGAGTCCGGCGGAGGTCCGGGACTTCGTGCTGTGGCTCGGGCAGGCGACCAAGCCGGTCGCGGCGGCGCGGGTCGGGTCGCGGGCGACCGTGGGGCAGGTCAACCCGGTGACCCGTAAGCGCCACCTCGGGGACGGCTACGGGCCGGCGACGGTGCGGCACAGCAACGCCGTGCTGCGGACCTTCTATGAGTTCTGGCTGGAGCGTGGTGAGGGGCCGCTGGTGAATCCGGTTGTGCTTGCTCGGGCGGGCCGGGGCCGGGCGCACGCGCACCACAACCCGCTGGAGGCATTCCGTCCGGAGGGGCGGCTGCGTTATAACCCTCGGCTGCCGAAGCGGAAGCCGAGGGCGATGCCGGACGAGCGGTGGGACGCGCTGTTTGCGGCGATGGGCCGTAACCGGGACCGGGCGATCCTGGCGCTGGGCGTGTCCACCGGTGCCCGCGCGGCCGAGCTGCTCGGCATGCGCGGCGCGGACCTGGACTGGGGTGGCCAGCTGGTGCGGGTGGTCCGCAAGGGGACGCGGGCCGAGCAGTGGCTGCCGGCGAGCCCGGAGGCGTTCGTCTGGCTGCGTCTCTACCTGGCCGACGTCGGCGGCGGTGTGCTGGGCGCGGGTGATCCGGTCTGGCGGACGGTCTATCGGCGCGGCGGGGTCCACGAGCCGTTGAACTACGAGGCGCTGCGGGCGGTCTTCCGTCGGGCGAACCGCCGGTTGGGCGCGAACTGGACGATGCACGATTTGAGGCACACCTGTGCGATTCGGATGGTGCGCGACGGCCGGCTGTCGCTGCGCGACGCGCAGACGATCCTCGGCCACGCCCACCTGTCGACGACCCAGCTCTACCTGGAGCAGGACGACGAGGAGGTCTTCGCTCGGGTCCGGGAGCATTTGGCTGCGCGGGAAAGACCTCGCCCCGCGCCCCCAGCGCCGGCGGCCCTCGGCTACGACCCCGCTGACCTCGCGGTCCTGTTCGGGAACCCGAGGTGATGCCTACCGCGGTCGCGGCCCCAGCCACCAAGCAGGCCATCGGCCCAGGGGCGTCGGGCTGGGAGCCGGCCGCGCGGCCGGTCGGCCCGTGGGATACGGCGTCGTTGGACGACGTGCTCGCGGCTGTGCCGACCTTGTCGTGGTGGAACGCGAAGCGGCAGCAGGCGCAGCGGTCGGTTGCCGGTGTCGAACTGCTGCTGGACTGGCTGGGCCGGGTGCCCGGCGGCTGGCAGGACCGGTGGGAGCATGCCGAGGCGATGCTCGGTCCCAGGTGGGCGACCTGGTCAGCCGCCATTCCCGAGCCCGACAGGCCCTGCGGCGAACGCCATCGCGTGGTGCTGACCCGAGGGCTGGCCTGTCTGCTGCGGATGAGGCTCGTCCGGCCGAGCTACCCGTTCCTGACCACCTACGGGCCGACGACGACGTTCGCGGTCGTCCGCGACCTGGTGAGCCCGGAGTTGTTCGCCTGCGCGGCCGACGCCGCGCGGGCGTGTGGCGGCCATTCCGAGAACGTGCTCAGGAAGGCGCTGAACGTCCTGACCGCGATCGTGATCCATACCGGTGGCAGCCTGAACGAGGTGACCACAGGCGACCTCCTCGCGTTCCAGTCAGCCACGGCGCCCAGCCGTGGCAGCAAGATCAAAATCCGGATAAGTCGGGCCGTGGGACCTGCCCCCGGCCTGGTTCGACCAACTCGCCCCCGGCGGTACGCTCGTGGTCCCGCTGCACTGGCGGGGCCAGGCCCGCAGTGTCGCCTTCGCCCGTCAGGACACCCATCTCCGGGCGGAAAGCAGCCAGCTCTGCGGGTTCATTCCCATGATCGGTATCGTGTCGACCGGCGAGCAGACCGGCACGATCACTGACAACGTGGACCTGTGCTGGGATGCCGACCAGAACATCGCCCCGGCCGCCCTGCACGAGATGTTCACTGGACCGAGACCACCGCGTGGTCCGGCGCCTCCGTCGTCGCCAACGAGCCGTTTGACCACATCTGGCTGTGGCTGACCGCCACCTCACCCGGCACCTGCCGCATCGCAACTGAAATCTTCGCTGGCAACCGACACCCGGGATCACCGTCGACATCCGCGATCAACCGGAAAGTTCACGCAGTGCGGCAGCGTAGCCACGCAGAGCCTCGATCTGCTGGGTCAGTCGGGCCAGGTCCGGCGAAGACGCGACCACCGTGCCCACGACCTCGCTGGCCGCTGCCAGCAGGTCGTCCAGAGTGGCCACCGACGCCGACATTTCGGCCACCAGGTCCTTCCTCGTCGCCAGGATCTCGGCTCGTCGAGCGGGATACGTCACCGCTCGGGCCGCCCTTTCACACGCGACGACCCGCATGGCGGTGACCCGCAGCCCGTCCACCAGATCGGCGGCGCCGGCCACGGCCGCCCGCACCGGGCCGCGGGCGGCGCCGGGAGCAAGCGTCCGGGCCATCGCGACGAGCGCCGCCAGACCCGCCTCGCCACGGCGCAACGGCTCGGCGGCCGCCGAGTGCCGCAACGCCCAGGGAGGCGGAGCGGGAGCGCTCGGCAGGGCGAACCCGCGGTCCTCCCGCCGGATCACGGCCGTCTCCCAGCCCGCGAGACCCGCCCTGATGATCGCCGCAGCGCCCACGACCAGCCAACCCCAACCGTCCACGACGGCGGCGACCGGCGTCACCGAGGCCACGGCGATCCATCCGAAGGCGGTCACCGCCGCCCGACGACGCGCCCACCGGACGCCACGCCCGGCGCGCCGTTCGGTCCGCAGCAACGACCGGCGTTCGACATCGGCACGCACCCAGTCCGGCAACGCCGGCCGCAGTGCCCCGCCCGGCGCCCCGTCCCAACCCGGCCAGCCGGTCACGGCCGGTCCGCCATCCGACTCACGGCGTCCCACCGCCGGTGGGCTTGGCCGCGGAACCAGGCGACGCCGCGGAACCAGGCGACGCCGCGGAATCGGGCGATGCGGCGGAACCGCCCGCGCCAGCGGGAAGCTGGCCCCCGGCCGCCATGTCACCGCGCAACTCGGCGAGGCGGGAGGAGGCCCGGGCGTCCATGGTCGCGCGCCGCACCTCGATCATCCGCGCCTCCATCCCCTGGGAGGCGAGCTCGTGACGCCCAAGAGCGACCGCGTAGCGCTGCTCGACCTTGTCGCGGATCTCCCCGAGGGTGGGCGTGTCCCCCGCCGGGGCGAGCGAGGACATCCCCTCCATCGCCTTGGTCATCTGCTCCTGCATGGCGGCGTGCTCGATCTGTGTCAGCAGGCGGGCACGCTCGGCGAGATGGCGTTGCATCCGCACGGTGTTGTCCTCGACCGCGGTTCGGGCCTGCTGGGCGGACGCGGCGGCCTGGCGGTGCAGGTTCTTCAGGTCCTCCAGCGATGCTTCCGCCGAGACCAGCTGGCTGGCGAATGCCTGGGCCGTCTCCTCGTACCCGGCCGCGGTGACCAGGTCACCGGCCGCTCGCGCGTTGTCAGCCAGCAGCAACGAGGACCGGGCGGACTCGGTGAGGTTCGCGACCTCGTCCACCTGGCGTGCCATGCGCATCTCCAGCTGACGCTGGTTACCCACGACGAGCGCCGCCTGCTGGACCAGCGCCTCGTGCTGCTGCCGGGCCTCCATGATGGCCTGGTCGATCTGCACCCGCGGGTCGGCCTTCTCGTCGAACTTCCGGTTCGCCGAGGCCGACAGATAGCGGTAGATCTTGCGGACGACATTCGCCATA
Coding sequences within:
- a CDS encoding tyrosine-type recombinase/integrase, which produces MFEDSDHRVIEAIRLPLWGSVVASDGVVPWRLVDGLGEPVEPVEVFLRDFVAQGRSANSVRSYALALLRWWRFLVAVGVAWDRVSPAEVRDFVLWLGQATKPVAAARVGSRATVGQVNPVTRKRHLGDGYGPATVRHSNAVLRTFYEFWLERGEGPLVNPVVLARAGRGRAHAHHNPLEAFRPEGRLRYNPRLPKRKPRAMPDERWDALFAAMGRNRDRAILALGVSTGARAAELLGMRGADLDWGGQLVRVVRKGTRAEQWLPASPEAFVWLRLYLADVGGGVLGAGDPVWRTVYRRGGVHEPLNYEALRAVFRRANRRLGANWTMHDLRHTCAIRMVRDGRLSLRDAQTILGHAHLSTTQLYLEQDDEEVFARVREHLAARERPRPAPPAPAALGYDPADLAVLFGNPR
- a CDS encoding phage shock envelope stress response protein PspM; translated protein: MTGWPGWDGAPGGALRPALPDWVRADVERRSLLRTERRAGRGVRWARRRAAVTAFGWIAVASVTPVAAVVDGWGWLVVGAAAIIRAGLAGWETAVIRREDRGFALPSAPAPPPWALRHSAAAEPLRRGEAGLAALVAMARTLAPGAARGPVRAAVAGAADLVDGLRVTAMRVVACERAARAVTYPARRAEILATRKDLVAEMSASVATLDDLLAAASEVVGTVVASSPDLARLTQQIEALRGYAAALRELSG
- a CDS encoding PspA/IM30 family protein, which translates into the protein MANVVRKIYRYLSASANRKFDEKADPRVQIDQAIMEARQQHEALVQQAALVVGNQRQLEMRMARQVDEVANLTESARSSLLLADNARAAGDLVTAAGYEETAQAFASQLVSAEASLEDLKNLHRQAAASAQQARTAVEDNTVRMQRHLAERARLLTQIEHAAMQEQMTKAMEGMSSLAPAGDTPTLGEIRDKVEQRYAVALGRHELASQGMEARMIEVRRATMDARASSRLAELRGDMAAGGQLPAGAGGSAASPDSAASPGSAASPGSAAKPTGGGTP